The Candidatus Krumholzibacteriia bacterium nucleotide sequence GCGCCACCGCCGGCGAGGCCGGCGTTCCCTTCTTCTCCATCAGCGGCTCCGAGTTCGTCGAGATGTTCGTCGGCGTCGGTGCGGCGCGGGTCCGCGATCTCTTCGAGCAAGCGGTGAAGCGGGCGCCCGCCATCGTCTTCATCGACGAGCTCGACGCCCTCGGCCGCGCCCGCGGCCTCGGGCCGCTGGGAGGAGGACACGACGAGAAGGAGCAGACTCTGAACCAGCTCCTGGTGGAGATGGACGGCTTCGACCCGCACCAGGGCATGGTGATCCTAGCGGCCACGAACCGCCCGGAGATCCTGGATCCGGCGCTGCTCCGGGCCGGGCGCTTCGACCGCCAGATCCTCGTCGACCGACCCGACAAGACGGGGCGCGTGCAGATCCTGGAAGTGCACATGCGGAAAGTGAAGCTCGCCGCCGATGTCGATGTGGCAGAGATCGCGGCGCTGACGCCGGGGTTCACCGGCGCCGACCTCGCCAACCTGGTGAACGAGGCGGCGCTGCTCGCCACGCGCCGCTCGGCCGACGCGGTCAGCGCCGGCGATTTCACCGCCGCCATCGAGCGCATCATCGCCGGGCTGGAGAAGAAGAACCGGCTGCTCAACCCGCACGAGCGCGAACGGGTCGCCTATCACGAGATGGGCCACGTCTTGGTGGCGCTGGCCTTGCCGGGGAGCGATCCGGTGCACAAGGTGTCCATCATCCCCCGTGGCATCGGCGCCCTGGGTTACACGATCCAGCGCCCCACGGAAGACCGCTATCTCATGTCGAGGGACGAGCTGGAGAACAAGATGTCCGTGCTTCTCGGCGGGCGGGTGGCGGAAACTCTGGTCTTCGACGACATCTCCACCGGCGCCGCCGACGATCTCGCCAAGGCCACAGACATCGCCCGCAGCATGGTGACGCGCTACGGTATGTACGAGAAGCTGGGTCTCGCCACCTACGAGGACCAGTCGCTGTCGCTCTTCCCCGGCGTCCCGGTGGGCGGGCGAGAGCGGCAGTTCAGCGAGGAAACGGCGCGCGAGATCGACTGCGCCGTTCGCGACATCTTGAAGCTTGCTTTCGACACCGCCCGGACGGTCCTGGTCCGGAACCGCGCCGCCCTCGACACCGGCGCCCGCACGCTCCTCGAGCGCGAGACCCTGACCGCCGCCGAGCTCCCCCAGGTCGAGAAGCAGCCCGCGCGCCTTCCCGCCGCGAGCGACACCGCCGTACGCGGCGGCAGACCGGACTAAGGGGACATCCCCGCACACGGCGGCAGGGCGGGCTTCTCCCCGCCTGGAACGTCATGCTGCGCCCGCAACCCCGCTCCCAGCCTGTCCCGCCGCGCAGTCGCGTGCTAGGATGCCCCGGATCGCTCGGCACATGCCGCCCGCAGCGCCCCCACCCATGTACGGGCGGGAACGCCAGGGGCGTCGCCCTGGAGGGGAAGATGTCGAATTCGGCTTTCTCCGACCTCGATCACCACGTGGAAAGCAGCCGCCCGCGCTTCGAGGCCGACCTGCAGCTCCTCGTCGAGATTCCCACCGTCAGCATGGACCCGGCGCACAAGCCCGACATCCAGCGCGGCGCCGAGGCGGCCGCTTCCGTGCTGCGGAGCTGCGGCGCCACCGCGCGCGTCGTCCCCACCGAGGGCAACCCGGTGGTGGTGGGCGAGCTGGTGAGCGACCCGAAGCACCCGTGGCTCACGGTCTACAACCACATGGACGTGCAGCCCGCAGACGAACCGACCTGGAGGAGCGACCCCTTCAAGATGCAGATCGACGAGGACAAGTACATCGGCCGCGGCAGCACCGACGACAAAGGACCCGGTCTCACCGCGCTGTATGCCGCCCGCTATGCTCGCGAACACGGCGTCCCGCTCAACGTGCGTTTCCTCTGGGAGCTGGAGGAAGAAATCGGCAGCCCCTCCTTCGAGGGCATGGTGAAGGCCGAGCTGCCCCGGCTGCGGACGGACTCCGTCCTCGTCTCCGACACGATATGGATCGCCAAGGGTCGCCCGGCCGTGCCGTACGGCTTGCGCGGCGTCCAGGGCTTCACCATCCGGCTCGAGACCGGCGCCAAGAACACCCACTCCGGTCTCACCGGCGGCCCGGCCCGCAACCCGGTGGCGGAGATCGCCGGTTTGGTGGCGAAGATGATGGATCCGGACACGGGCAAGGTGAAAATTCCGGGCTTCTACGACGACGTGCGCCCGCTGGGGAAGAAGGAGAAGGCGAGCTTCGCCGCCTCCGGCTTCAACGTCGCCCGCTACAAGCAGGCGCACGAGCTGCGCAGCTTGCGCACCGACAATGCCGCGGAGGTCATGAAGCGTATCTGGGCGCTCCCCACCTTCGAGATACACGGCATCTCCGGCGGCTATCACGGCCCCGGCGTCAAGACCGTGGTGCCGTCGTGGGCGGAAGCGAAGATCTCCTGCCGCCTGGTGCCGGACATGAAGGCAGCCAAGGTCCTCAAGCTCATCCGCCCCTTCGTCAAGAAGCACCTCCCGGATGCGGTGCTGAAGGAAGAGCATCACCTGGACTGGTTTCTCGGCGAGATCTCCGGGCCCCACGCCGAAGCCGCCACCAAGGCGCTGCGCTTCGGCTTCGGTCGGGCCCCGGCCTTCGTGCGCGAGGGCGGCTCCATCGGCGCCGTCGTCACCATGGTGGAGTACCTGAAGTGCCCGCTCATCATGATCGGCCTGTCGCTGCCGGAGCACGGCTACCACGCGCCCAACGAGAATTACGACTGGGGCCAGGCCTCGGGAGGGATGAAGACCTTCGTCAAGTACTTCGCCGAGCTGAGCCAGATCGGTTGAGAGGGCCACCGCCCCCACGTTCCACCTCGTGACGGAAGGGGAGAGCGCATGCACGAGAAGGAGTTCAAACCGTACGTCCCAGCCAGCGAAACCGGGGTCGCGGAGTTCACCCTGAAGGCGATCCTGCTGGGGGCGTTCTTCGGCATCCTCTTCGGCGCCGTCACCGTCTACCTGGCGCTCCGCGCCGGACTCACCGTCTCCGCTTCCATCCCCATCGCGGTGCTCGCCATCGCGGTGTTCAAGAAGGTCGGCAAGTCCACGATTCTGGAGAACAACATCGTCCAGACCATCGGCTCCGCCGGCGAGTCCATCGCCGCCGGCGTGGTGTTCACCACCCCGGCTTTCCTCTTCATCGCCAGCGGCGGCGCCCAGGCCTATTTCAACCTGCTGCAGATCGTGACCCTGGCGGCGGTGGGCGGCATCATCGGCGTCCTCCTCATGGTGCCCATGCGGCGCGCCCTCATCGTCAAAGAGCACGGCGAGCTGCCCTACCCCGAGGGCACCGCCTGCGCCGAGGTGCTCATCGCCGGCGAGCGCGGCGGCGAGATGGCCAAGACCGTCTTCGCCGGCTTCTGGACCGCCATCATCTACGCCATCGCCAACAAGCTCTTCGCTCTCTGGCGCGAGGTCCCGGTGCTGCTGCAGACGGGCGCGGAGCGCGCCTTCAGGAACGCGCGACTCAACAGCGAGATCACCCCGGAGTACTTGGGCGTGGGCTACATCATCGGGCCGCGCATCTCTGGCACCATGGTCTCGGGGAGCGTCCTCTCCTGGCTCGCCCTCATCCCGCTCCTCTCGATGTTCGTTCCCGAAAGCCAGGTGCAGAGCGATCTGCTGAAGCTCGGCTTCACCCAGACCTGGATCGATGGTCACGAGAAGGCCGACTGGTTCTACCGCGCCTACATCCGCTACATCGGCGCCGGCGCCGTGGCCATGGCGGGTCTGTTGACGCTGCTCCGGACGCTGCCGACCATCTACGCCTCGATCCGTGACTCGGTCCGCGAGCTGCGCGCCGGCGTCGGCAGCGGCGGCAGCCAGGTGCGCACCGAACGCGACATCCCCATCCTCTGGGTCGCCATCGGCTCGTTGCTCTTGGCCCTCATCATCCCCTTCTTCCAGAAGATGCCGGTCGGCTTCCCGGCCTCGCTCCTGGTCAGCACCCTCATCGTCATCTTCGGCTTCTTCTTCGTCGCCGTGTCGTCGCGCATCGTCGGCCTCATCGGCTCCTCGAGCAACCCGAT carries:
- the ftsH gene encoding ATP-dependent zinc metalloprotease FtsH, which codes for MERKHKIHLWYVFVALWGILLLHDLLATFRQVDQIPYSQFLTYLQQGKVEEVSVTSTHIRGTLKEPHEGVPKRFITVRVEPELADKLAGTGVKFSGYVESTWMRDLLAWALPALLFLGIWMFVIRRMVGRSGMGGGFMAIGKSKAKVYVEDATKVTFADVAGVDEAKEELREVIEFLKDPRHYSRLGGRLPRGILLVGPPGTGKTLLARATAGEAGVPFFSISGSEFVEMFVGVGAARVRDLFEQAVKRAPAIVFIDELDALGRARGLGPLGGGHDEKEQTLNQLLVEMDGFDPHQGMVILAATNRPEILDPALLRAGRFDRQILVDRPDKTGRVQILEVHMRKVKLAADVDVAEIAALTPGFTGADLANLVNEAALLATRRSADAVSAGDFTAAIERIIAGLEKKNRLLNPHERERVAYHEMGHVLVALALPGSDPVHKVSIIPRGIGALGYTIQRPTEDRYLMSRDELENKMSVLLGGRVAETLVFDDISTGAADDLAKATDIARSMVTRYGMYEKLGLATYEDQSLSLFPGVPVGGRERQFSEETAREIDCAVRDILKLAFDTARTVLVRNRAALDTGARTLLERETLTAAELPQVEKQPARLPAASDTAVRGGRPD
- a CDS encoding M20/M25/M40 family metallo-hydrolase, with translation MSNSAFSDLDHHVESSRPRFEADLQLLVEIPTVSMDPAHKPDIQRGAEAAASVLRSCGATARVVPTEGNPVVVGELVSDPKHPWLTVYNHMDVQPADEPTWRSDPFKMQIDEDKYIGRGSTDDKGPGLTALYAARYAREHGVPLNVRFLWELEEEIGSPSFEGMVKAELPRLRTDSVLVSDTIWIAKGRPAVPYGLRGVQGFTIRLETGAKNTHSGLTGGPARNPVAEIAGLVAKMMDPDTGKVKIPGFYDDVRPLGKKEKASFAASGFNVARYKQAHELRSLRTDNAAEVMKRIWALPTFEIHGISGGYHGPGVKTVVPSWAEAKISCRLVPDMKAAKVLKLIRPFVKKHLPDAVLKEEHHLDWFLGEISGPHAEAATKALRFGFGRAPAFVREGGSIGAVVTMVEYLKCPLIMIGLSLPEHGYHAPNENYDWGQASGGMKTFVKYFAELSQIG
- a CDS encoding oligopeptide transporter, OPT family, giving the protein MHEKEFKPYVPASETGVAEFTLKAILLGAFFGILFGAVTVYLALRAGLTVSASIPIAVLAIAVFKKVGKSTILENNIVQTIGSAGESIAAGVVFTTPAFLFIASGGAQAYFNLLQIVTLAAVGGIIGVLLMVPMRRALIVKEHGELPYPEGTACAEVLIAGERGGEMAKTVFAGFWTAIIYAIANKLFALWREVPVLLQTGAERAFRNARLNSEITPEYLGVGYIIGPRISGTMVSGSVLSWLALIPLLSMFVPESQVQSDLLKLGFTQTWIDGHEKADWFYRAYIRYIGAGAVAMAGLLTLLRTLPTIYASIRDSVRELRAGVGSGGSQVRTERDIPILWVAIGSLLLALIIPFFQKMPVGFPASLLVSTLIVIFGFFFVAVSSRIVGLIGSSSNPISGMTIATLLGTCLIFLLAGWADDASSQAAAQAAALSVGAIVCIAAANAGATSQDLKTGFLVGATPIRQQIGLLIGVLVSVAVIGFTLIGMHNSSWGPIGSERLPAPQGTLMATIIQGVLSQDLPWGFIFVGAAMALMVQLCGVSGLAWAVGAYLPISTTFPIFVGGAMRWLADRIRGKKEESEVSSGMLFATGLVAGGSIGGLFIVIMAQIKGGKLAEDLGSFGHGLQDSLGGGATLVALLAFAALCTLLVRRALRKLEL